In Candidatus Hydrogenedens sp., the genomic window TAGTACTGCAATATCAAAAGCCTGGGTGCAGAACGCCATATCTTTCCGATAGCCTGCAAAAACAACCCTGTCTGTTATTTCTAAGTCTTTTACCTGTTTTTTTAGTTCCTGCTCGAGTGAGCCAGCCCCTAATATTAAAACCTTAACCTCAGGACATTCAGAGGCAATACTTTTTATTGCCTGCAATAAGAAGGTGTGTCCTTTTGCAGGAGTTAATCGTGCGGAGATTCCACAAACAACATCGGTTTCTTTAAATCCAAATTCGAGTCGTGCTTTTTTTCGCATAACCTCATCAGGCTTAAATTCGGAGATATTAACACCGTTATGGATAGAACAAATCCGATTTTCTGGAAAGTTGTTTTGTTTAATTAGGTTTTGCCGAACCATTTCGCAAACAGCGATGTGGTAATCAGTACATTTAAAGTTTAACCATCGATTAAAATAATGATTTTTTAATGGGTATGTGTTATGACGTGTTCGAACAAGACAAAAACGATGTGATAAAAGTTCATTTGCGATGGCAGAAGTCCAGTGGTCTTGAGAACCATTTGCATGAATTATGTCTGGTTTTAAGTTGAGAAGGAGATTTTTGAATGTGCGAATGTCTTTTAACCATGACTGGGGTCTTAAACCACCTTTGAAGTTGAAAATGTTTAAAGGAATGTATTGAAATGTTTTTGAGAATTCAACGAAAATGCTTTCTTTTATACATCCAACGTAAACTTCGTGCCCTTGCTGTGTTAAACCATTGGCAAGTCTACAAATATATGTAATTTGCCCTCCACCTTTAATATGTGGGTCGGTGAGTAAGATTTTTAAAGGTTTTTTATCTTTTGTCATCATTTTGATTTATATTTTAAACGAATAAATTTAATAATCATAACTTAAGGGGGAAAAAATCATTTTATTATACTCAAAAGTGAAGCAGGAATGGTGTTATTTAGGTTTATTATTTTATTGAAGAGGAAGTTAATTATTTTCAGGGGTGGTATTTGTTTGTTCCGTTTGTTGAGGCTCTAATGTGATGTCATTCTGATTATTTAAGGGAATTTCTTCTATTTTTTGGGATTCCTTAAGGATTTCAGAAACTTTTTGATTTACATCATCGAGATATTGAATGGCACTGTTAAGCTCTTGTTCAATAGTTTCTAATGTCTCATCTTTGTTCATTTTAATTATTTTTTTCTTTTTCATAGAAAATCCTTTTTCATACATTATTTAAGTCTTGTTAGTAGTACTGGACATTCAGCTGTATGAATAATGGAACTGGTATTACTACCTAATAACCATTCATGAACGCGGTTTTTTCCAAAGGCACCCATAGTTACAATTACAGGGGAAACTTCTTTGATTATATTTAATATTCCATTTACTGGTGAGTTATCACGGATAAGATGAGAAGTTAGATTCACTTTATTTGCTTCGAGATAACTGATAGCTTCATTTATAACTTCTTCTTCTGGTGGGTTTGATACATGGACAACATGGCAATTGGTATTCCAGAGTTTTGTTAGTTCAGCGGATATACGTAATGCTTCTCGAGCGGAAGAAGAACCATCGTAAGCAAGAAGGATAGGTCCTGGATGAAATTCAGACTGATTTGTGATAATCACAGGTCTTTTGGAACGGCGTATTACCGCATGTGTTGTCCCTCCCATGAATCCATCTAACCAACGGGTGTGTTCCCCAGATTTAACCAAAATTAAAATATCACATAGTTCGCTATGTTGTAATAT contains:
- a CDS encoding glycosyltransferase family 4 protein — its product is MMTKDKKPLKILLTDPHIKGGGQITYICRLANGLTQQGHEVYVGCIKESIFVEFSKTFQYIPLNIFNFKGGLRPQSWLKDIRTFKNLLLNLKPDIIHANGSQDHWTSAIANELLSHRFCLVRTRHNTYPLKNHYFNRWLNFKCTDYHIAVCEMVRQNLIKQNNFPENRICSIHNGVNISEFKPDEVMRKKARLEFGFKETDVVCGISARLTPAKGHTFLLQAIKSIASECPEVKVLILGAGSLEQELKKQVKDLEITDRVVFAGYRKDMAFCTQAFDIAVLPSIDCDTSSFSLKEAMAEAKPVIASNYGGLPEIVSDGIEGIIVPAGTVEPLAKAIKELVKNPELRESMGINAQKRAINMFSLEQFINKTIEAYFHALEYFHARTTHR
- a CDS encoding universal stress protein; this translates as MFQRILVPIDGSEQAQKGFKYALNWAKKQNGTIILIHVVDIKLLEGPLFRDVGTVLGMTPWTNYQNQIRTLLEERGMQYLNVCEEECIKNNVPCEKILTTGIVSSSILQHSELCDILILVKSGEHTRWLDGFMGGTTHAVIRRSKRPVIITNQSEFHPGPILLAYDGSSSAREALRISAELTKLWNTNCHVVHVSNPPEEEVINEAISYLEANKVNLTSHLIRDNSPVNGILNIIKEVSPVIVTMGAFGKNRVHEWLLGSNTSSIIHTAECPVLLTRLK